A region of Peromyscus maniculatus bairdii isolate BWxNUB_F1_BW_parent chromosome 7, HU_Pman_BW_mat_3.1, whole genome shotgun sequence DNA encodes the following proteins:
- the Usp19 gene encoding ubiquitin carboxyl-terminal hydrolase 19 isoform X3, producing the protein MSGGTSATGPRRGPPGMEEAASKKKQKDRANQESRDGDPRRASTPRKEQTKEELLYDWRQSADEVIVKLRVGAGPLRLEEVDAAFTDTDCVVRFPDGRQWGGVFFAEIQSSCTKVQAHKGGLLQLALPKKVPLLTWPSLLKKPLGTQELVSGLRCQENGQDLSPPALEQGSEPRRAKQEARNQKRAQGRGEVGSGAGPGAQAGPSAKRAVHLRRGPEGEGSRDGPGPQGDAPPFLSSDSATQVEVEEQLHVPPLNPQTSLLGSEKNLALLTGEKTVSPRSDSVPPVMVRDRDPEKEDHVKEEMAVGADSAALVDEPESMVNLAFVKNDSYEKGPDSVVVHVYVKEICRDTSRVFFREQDFTLIFQTRDGNFLRLHPGCGPHTVFRWQVKLRNLIEPEQCTFCFTASRIDICLRKRQSQRWGGLEAPATRVGGAKVAVPTGPTPLDSTPPGGAPHPLTGQEEARAVEKEKPKARSEDTGLDGVVARTPLEHVAPKPEPHMASPKPTCMVPPMPHSPVSGDSVEEEEEEEKKVCLPGFTGLVNLGNTCFMNSVIQSLSNTRELRDFFHDRSFEAEINYNNPLGTGGRLAIGFAVLLRALWKGTHQAFQPSKLKAIVASKASQFTGYAQHDAQEFMAFLLDGLHEDLNRIQNKPYTETVDSDGRPDEVVAEEAWQRHKMRNDSFIVDLFQGQYKSKLVCPVCAKVSITFDPFLYLPVPLPQKQKVLPIFYFAREPHSKPIKFLVSVSKENSSASEVLDSLSQSVHVKPENLRLTEVIKNRFHRVFLPSHSLDAVSPTDMLLCFELLSPELAKERVVVLEVQQRPQVPSIPISKCAACQRKQQSEDEKLKRCTRCYRVGYCNQFCQKTHWPDHKGLCRPENIGYPFLVSVPASRLTYARLAQLLEGYARYSVSVFQPPFQPGRMALESQSPGCTTLLSTSSLEAGDSEREPIQPSELQLVTPVAEGDTGAPRVWAPPDRGPVPSTSGISSEMLASGPIEGCSLLASERVSRPEAAVPGYQHSSEAVNTHTPQFFIYKIDASNREQRLEDKGETPLELGDDCSLALVWRNNERLQEFVLVASKELECAEDPGSAGEAARAGHFTLDQCLNLFTRPEVLAPEEAWYCPQCGQHREASKQLLLWRLPNVLIVQLKRFSFRSFIWRDKINDLVEFPVRNLDLSKFCIGQKEEQLPSYDLYAVINHYGGMIGGHYTACARLPNDRSSQRSDVGWRLFDDSTVTTVDESQVVTRYAYVLFYRRRNSPVERPPRAGHSEHHPDLGPAAEAAASQASRIWQELEAEEEMVPEGPGPLGPWGPQDWVGPPARGPTTSDEGCLRYFVLGTVAALVALVLNVFYPLVSQSRWR; encoded by the exons ATGTCTGGTGGGACCAGTGCTACAGGCCCAAGGAGAGGGCCCCCAGGAATGGAGGAGGCTGCCagtaagaagaaacagaaggaccGCGCAAAccaggaaagcagagatggagaCCCTAGGAGAG CGTCCACTCCTCGAAAGGAGCAGACCAAAGAGG AATTGTTGTATGATTGGAGACAGAGTGCAGATGAGGTGATCGTCAAGCTGCGGGTAGGAGCCGGTCCCCTGCGTCTGGAGGAAGTAGACGCTGCTTTCACAGACACAGACTGTGTGGTGAGGTTTCCAG ATGGCCGGCAATGGGGCGGTGTCTTCTTTGCTGAAATACAAAGTTCTTGTACCAAAGTGCAGGCTCATAAGGGTGGTCTTCTACAGTTGGCCCTACCCAAGAAGGTGCCTCTGCTCACCTGGCCCTCTCTCCTG AAGAAACCTCTAGGGACCCAAGAGCTGGTGTCAGGGTTGCGGTGCCAGGAGAATGGGCAAGATCTGTCTCCCCCTGCCCTGGAGCAAGGCTCTGAGCCCCGCAGAGCCAAGCAGGAAGCCCGAAACCAGAAGCGGGCCCAGGGCCGTGGGGAGGTAGGCTCAGGGGCTGGCCCTGGGGCACAGGCAGGGCCCAGCGCCAAGAGGGCCGTGCATCTCCGCAGAGGGCCAGAAGGAGAAGGGTCTAGGGATGGCCCTGGCCCCCAGGGTGATGCTCCACCCTTTCTGTCTTCTGACTCAGCCACCCAG GTTGAGGTTGAGGAGCAGCTCCATGTACCACCACTGAACCCTCAAACGAGTCTCCTGGGCTCAGAGAAGAATTTAGCCCTTTTGACAGGAGAGAAGACAGTGTCTCCCAGGAGTGACTCAGTCCCCCCAGTCATGGTCCGGGACAGAGACCCTGAAAAAGAGGACCACGTCAAAGAGGAGATGGCCGTAGGAGCAGACTCTGCAGCTTTGGTGGATG AACCAGAGTCCATGGTGAACCTGGCATTTGTGAAGAATGACTCGTATGAGAAGGGGCCGGattcagtggtggtgcacgtgtATGTGAAGGAGATCTGCAGGGACACCTCTCGAGTCTTTTTCCGAGAGCAGGACTTCACGCTCATCTTCCAGACCAg GGATGGAAATTTCCTGAGGCTGCATCCGGGCTGTGGGCCCCACACCGTCTTCCGCTGGCAGGTGAAGCTCAG GAACTTGATTGAGCCAGAGCAGTGTACCTTCTGTTTCACGGCCTCCCGCATAGATATCTGCCTCCGGAAGCGGCAGAGTCAGCGCTGGGGCGGACTGGAGGCCCCAGCTACACGAG TGGGTGGTGCGAAGGTTGCCGTGCCGACAGGTCCAACCCCTTTGGACTCAACCCCTCCAGGgggtgccccccaccccctgacAGGCCAGGAGGAAGCCAGGGCTGTGGAGAAGGAAAAACCCAAGGCTCGATCTGAGGACACAGGGCTGGATGGTGTGGTGGCCCGCACCCCTTTGGAGCATGTAGCTCCAAAGCCAGAACCACACATGGCCTCG CCCAAACCCACGTGTATGGTGCCTCCAATGCCTCATAGTCCGGTGAGTGGAGATAgcgtggaggaggaggaagaggaagagaagaaggtgTGTCTGCCAGGCTTTACTGGCCTTGTCAATTTAGGGAACACCTGCTTCATGAATAGTGTCATTCAGTCTCTGTCCAACACTCGGGAACTTCGTGACTTCTTCCATG ACCGATCCTTTGAAGCTGAGATTAACTACAACAACCCACTGGGGACTGGTGGGCGACTGGCCATTGGCTTTGCTGTGCTGCTCCGGGCTCTGTGGAAGGGCACTCATCAAGCCTTTCAGCCCTCCAAGCTAAAG GCCATTGTGGCCAGCAAAGCTAGCCAGTTCACAGGCTATGCGCAGCATGATGCCCAAGAGTTCATGGCTTTCTTGTTGGATGGgctgcatgaggacctgaatcgGATCCAAAACAAGCCCTACACAGAGACCGTGGACTCAGACGGACGTCCTGACGAG GTGGTGGCTGAGGAAGCCTGGCAGCGGCACAAGATGAGGAATGACTCCTTCATTGTGGACCTGTTTCAGGGCCAGTACAAGTCAAAGCTGGTGTGCCCTGTGTGTGCCAAG GTCTCCATCACCTTTGACCCGTTCCTTTACCTGCCTGTGCCCTTGCCACAAAAGCAAAAGGTTCTCCCCATATTTTATTTTGCTCGGGAGCCTCACAGCAAACCCATCAAG TTTCTGGTGAGTGTTAGCAAGGAGAACTCCAGCGCAAGTGAAGTTTTGGATTCCCTCTCTCAGAGTGTCCATGTGAAGCCTGAAAACCTGCGCCTGACTGAG GTAATTAAGAATCGTTTCCATCGTGTTTTCTTGCCCTCCCACTCGCTGGATGCTGTGTCCCCAACTGACATGCTGCTCTGCTTTGAGCTGTTGTCCCCAGAGCTGGCTAAGGAGCGGGTAGTGGTGCTAGAGGTGCAGCAG CGCCCCCAGGTACCCAGCATCCCTATCTCCAAGTGTGCAGCCTGCCAGCGGAAGCAGCAGTCAGAGGATGAAAAGCTGAAGCGTTGTACCCGTTGCTACCGCGTTGGCTACTGCAACCA gtTCTGCCAGAAAACCCATTGGCCTGACCACAAAGGCCTCTGCCGCCCTGAGAACATTGGCTACCCCTTCCTGGTCAGCGTGCCTGCCTCACGCCTCACTTACGCCCGGCTTGCTCAGCTACTAGAAGGTTATGCCCG ATACTCCGTGAGTGTGTTCCAACCACCCTTCCAGCCTGGCCGGATGGCCTTGGAATCCCAGAGCCCTGGCTGTACCACATTGCTTTCAACCAGCTCCCTGGAGGCTGGGGATAGTGAGAGAGAACCCATTCAGCCTTCTGAGCTCCAGTTGGTGACGCCTGTGGCTGAGGGGGATACAGGGGCTCCCCGTGTGTGGGCACCCCCTGATCGGGGTCCTGTACCTAGCACCAGTGGCATTTCTTCTGAGATGTTGGCCAGTGGGCCTATTGAAGGTTGTTCGTTGCTTGCTAGTGAGAGGGTGTCCCGGCCCGAAG CTGCGGTGCCTGGGTACCAGCACTCCAGTGAAGCCGTGAACACCCACACACCCCagtttttcatctataaaattgaTGCATCTAACCGAGAGCAGCGGCTTGAGGACAAAG GGGAGACACCATTGGAGCTAGGGGATGACTGCAGCCTGGCTCTGGTGTGGCGGAACAATGAGCGCCTACAGGAGTTTGTGTTGGTGGCCTCCAAGGAGCTGGAGTGTGCTGAAGATCCAGGCTCTGCCGGTGAGGCTGCCCGCGCTGGCCACTTTACCCTGGACCAGTGCCTCAACCTCTTTACTCGGCCTGAAGTGCTGGCACCCGAGGAGGCCTG GTACTGCCCACAGTGCGGACAGCATCGGGAGGCCTCCAAACAGCTGCTGCTCTGGCGCCTGCCCAATGTGCTCATTGTGCAGCTGAAGCGCTTCTCCTTTCGTAGTTTCATTTGGCGTGACAAGATCAATGACTTGGTGGAGTTTCCTGTTCG GAACCTGGACTTGAGCAAGTTCTGTATCGGCCAGAAAGAGGAGCAGTTGCCTAGCTATGACCTGTATGCCGTCATCAACCATTACGGAGGCATGATCGGTGGCCACTATACCGCCTGTGCCCGCCTGCCCAACGACCGCAGTAGCCAGCGCAGTGACGTGG GCTGGCGCCTGTTTGACGACAGCACAGTGACAACAGTGGACGAGAGCCAGGTGGTGACGCGGTACGCCTATGTGCTCTTCTACCGCCGGAGGAACTCCCCCGTGGAGAGACCCCCCAGGGCCGGCCACTCGGAACACCACCCAGACCTAGGCCCTGCAGCCGAAGCTGCTGCCAGCCAG GCTTCCCGGATTTGGCAGGAGCTCGAGGCCGAGGAGGAGATGGTGCCCGAGGGGCCTGGGCCTCTGGGGCCTTGGGGGCCCCAGGACTGGGTGGGGCCCCCGGCGCGTGGCCCCACCACATCAGACGAGGGCTGCCTGCGGTACTTTGTCCTGGGCACCGTGGCGGCTCTGGTGGCCCTTGTGCTCAACGTGTTCTATCCTCTGGTGTCTCAGAGCCGCTGGAGATGA
- the Usp19 gene encoding ubiquitin carboxyl-terminal hydrolase 19 isoform X7, which yields MSGGTSATGPRRGPPGMEEAASKKKQKDRANQESRDGDPRRASTPRKEQTKEELLYDWRQSADEVIVKLRVGAGPLRLEEVDAAFTDTDCVVRFPDGRQWGGVFFAEIQSSCTKVQAHKGGLLQLALPKKVPLLTWPSLLKKPLGTQELVSGLRCQENGQDLSPPALEQGSEPRRAKQEARNQKRAQGRGEVGSGAGPGAQAGPSAKRAVHLRRGPEGEGSRDGPGPQGDAPPFLSSDSATQVEVEEQLHVPPLNPQTSLLGSEKNLALLTGEKTVSPRSDSVPPVMVRDRDPEKEDHVKEEMAVGADSAALVDEPESMVNLAFVKNDSYEKGPDSVVVHVYVKEICRDTSRVFFREQDFTLIFQTRDGNFLRLHPGCGPHTVFRWQVKLRNLIEPEQCTFCFTASRIDICLRKRQSQRWGGLEAPATRVGGAKVAVPTGPTPLDSTPPGGAPHPLTGQEEARAVEKEKPKARSEDTGLDGVVARTPLEHVAPKPEPHMASPKPTCMVPPMPHSPVSGDSVEEEEEEEKKVCLPGFTGLVNLGNTCFMNSVIQSLSNTRELRDFFHDRSFEAEINYNNPLGTGGRLAIGFAVLLRALWKGTHQAFQPSKLKAIVASKASQFTGYAQHDAQEFMAFLLDGLHEDLNRIQNKPYTETVDSDGRPDEVVAEEAWQRHKMRNDSFIVDLFQGQYKSKLVCPVCAKVSITFDPFLYLPVPLPQKQKVLPIFYFAREPHSKPIKFLVSVSKENSSASEVLDSLSQSVHVKPENLRLTEVIKNRFHRVFLPSHSLDAVSPTDMLLCFELLSPELAKERVVVLEVQQRPQVPSIPISKCAACQRKQQSEDEKLKRCTRCYRVGYCNQFCQKTHWPDHKGLCRPENIGYPFLVSVPASRLTYARLAQLLEGYARYSVSVFQPPFQPGRMALESQSPGCTTLLSTSSLEAGDSEREPIQPSELQLVTPVAEGDTGAPRVWAPPDRGPVPSTSGISSEMLASGPIEGCSLLASERVSRPEAAVPGYQHSSEAVNTHTPQFFIYKIDASNREQRLEDKGETPLELGDDCSLALVWRNNERLQEFVLVASKELECAEDPGSAGEAARAGHFTLDQCLNLFTRPEVLAPEEAWYCPQCGQHREASKQLLLWRLPNVLIVQLKRFSFRSFIWRDKINDLVEFPVRNLDLSKFCIGQKEEQLPSYDLYAVINHYGGMIGGHYTACARLPNDRSSQRSDVGWRLFDDSTVTTVDESQVVTRYAYVLFYRRRNSPVERPPRAGHSEHHPDLGPAAEAAASQGLGPGQAPEVAPTRTAPDRFAPPVDRPAPTYSNMEEVD from the exons ATGTCTGGTGGGACCAGTGCTACAGGCCCAAGGAGAGGGCCCCCAGGAATGGAGGAGGCTGCCagtaagaagaaacagaaggaccGCGCAAAccaggaaagcagagatggagaCCCTAGGAGAG CGTCCACTCCTCGAAAGGAGCAGACCAAAGAGG AATTGTTGTATGATTGGAGACAGAGTGCAGATGAGGTGATCGTCAAGCTGCGGGTAGGAGCCGGTCCCCTGCGTCTGGAGGAAGTAGACGCTGCTTTCACAGACACAGACTGTGTGGTGAGGTTTCCAG ATGGCCGGCAATGGGGCGGTGTCTTCTTTGCTGAAATACAAAGTTCTTGTACCAAAGTGCAGGCTCATAAGGGTGGTCTTCTACAGTTGGCCCTACCCAAGAAGGTGCCTCTGCTCACCTGGCCCTCTCTCCTG AAGAAACCTCTAGGGACCCAAGAGCTGGTGTCAGGGTTGCGGTGCCAGGAGAATGGGCAAGATCTGTCTCCCCCTGCCCTGGAGCAAGGCTCTGAGCCCCGCAGAGCCAAGCAGGAAGCCCGAAACCAGAAGCGGGCCCAGGGCCGTGGGGAGGTAGGCTCAGGGGCTGGCCCTGGGGCACAGGCAGGGCCCAGCGCCAAGAGGGCCGTGCATCTCCGCAGAGGGCCAGAAGGAGAAGGGTCTAGGGATGGCCCTGGCCCCCAGGGTGATGCTCCACCCTTTCTGTCTTCTGACTCAGCCACCCAG GTTGAGGTTGAGGAGCAGCTCCATGTACCACCACTGAACCCTCAAACGAGTCTCCTGGGCTCAGAGAAGAATTTAGCCCTTTTGACAGGAGAGAAGACAGTGTCTCCCAGGAGTGACTCAGTCCCCCCAGTCATGGTCCGGGACAGAGACCCTGAAAAAGAGGACCACGTCAAAGAGGAGATGGCCGTAGGAGCAGACTCTGCAGCTTTGGTGGATG AACCAGAGTCCATGGTGAACCTGGCATTTGTGAAGAATGACTCGTATGAGAAGGGGCCGGattcagtggtggtgcacgtgtATGTGAAGGAGATCTGCAGGGACACCTCTCGAGTCTTTTTCCGAGAGCAGGACTTCACGCTCATCTTCCAGACCAg GGATGGAAATTTCCTGAGGCTGCATCCGGGCTGTGGGCCCCACACCGTCTTCCGCTGGCAGGTGAAGCTCAG GAACTTGATTGAGCCAGAGCAGTGTACCTTCTGTTTCACGGCCTCCCGCATAGATATCTGCCTCCGGAAGCGGCAGAGTCAGCGCTGGGGCGGACTGGAGGCCCCAGCTACACGAG TGGGTGGTGCGAAGGTTGCCGTGCCGACAGGTCCAACCCCTTTGGACTCAACCCCTCCAGGgggtgccccccaccccctgacAGGCCAGGAGGAAGCCAGGGCTGTGGAGAAGGAAAAACCCAAGGCTCGATCTGAGGACACAGGGCTGGATGGTGTGGTGGCCCGCACCCCTTTGGAGCATGTAGCTCCAAAGCCAGAACCACACATGGCCTCG CCCAAACCCACGTGTATGGTGCCTCCAATGCCTCATAGTCCGGTGAGTGGAGATAgcgtggaggaggaggaagaggaagagaagaaggtgTGTCTGCCAGGCTTTACTGGCCTTGTCAATTTAGGGAACACCTGCTTCATGAATAGTGTCATTCAGTCTCTGTCCAACACTCGGGAACTTCGTGACTTCTTCCATG ACCGATCCTTTGAAGCTGAGATTAACTACAACAACCCACTGGGGACTGGTGGGCGACTGGCCATTGGCTTTGCTGTGCTGCTCCGGGCTCTGTGGAAGGGCACTCATCAAGCCTTTCAGCCCTCCAAGCTAAAG GCCATTGTGGCCAGCAAAGCTAGCCAGTTCACAGGCTATGCGCAGCATGATGCCCAAGAGTTCATGGCTTTCTTGTTGGATGGgctgcatgaggacctgaatcgGATCCAAAACAAGCCCTACACAGAGACCGTGGACTCAGACGGACGTCCTGACGAG GTGGTGGCTGAGGAAGCCTGGCAGCGGCACAAGATGAGGAATGACTCCTTCATTGTGGACCTGTTTCAGGGCCAGTACAAGTCAAAGCTGGTGTGCCCTGTGTGTGCCAAG GTCTCCATCACCTTTGACCCGTTCCTTTACCTGCCTGTGCCCTTGCCACAAAAGCAAAAGGTTCTCCCCATATTTTATTTTGCTCGGGAGCCTCACAGCAAACCCATCAAG TTTCTGGTGAGTGTTAGCAAGGAGAACTCCAGCGCAAGTGAAGTTTTGGATTCCCTCTCTCAGAGTGTCCATGTGAAGCCTGAAAACCTGCGCCTGACTGAG GTAATTAAGAATCGTTTCCATCGTGTTTTCTTGCCCTCCCACTCGCTGGATGCTGTGTCCCCAACTGACATGCTGCTCTGCTTTGAGCTGTTGTCCCCAGAGCTGGCTAAGGAGCGGGTAGTGGTGCTAGAGGTGCAGCAG CGCCCCCAGGTACCCAGCATCCCTATCTCCAAGTGTGCAGCCTGCCAGCGGAAGCAGCAGTCAGAGGATGAAAAGCTGAAGCGTTGTACCCGTTGCTACCGCGTTGGCTACTGCAACCA gtTCTGCCAGAAAACCCATTGGCCTGACCACAAAGGCCTCTGCCGCCCTGAGAACATTGGCTACCCCTTCCTGGTCAGCGTGCCTGCCTCACGCCTCACTTACGCCCGGCTTGCTCAGCTACTAGAAGGTTATGCCCG ATACTCCGTGAGTGTGTTCCAACCACCCTTCCAGCCTGGCCGGATGGCCTTGGAATCCCAGAGCCCTGGCTGTACCACATTGCTTTCAACCAGCTCCCTGGAGGCTGGGGATAGTGAGAGAGAACCCATTCAGCCTTCTGAGCTCCAGTTGGTGACGCCTGTGGCTGAGGGGGATACAGGGGCTCCCCGTGTGTGGGCACCCCCTGATCGGGGTCCTGTACCTAGCACCAGTGGCATTTCTTCTGAGATGTTGGCCAGTGGGCCTATTGAAGGTTGTTCGTTGCTTGCTAGTGAGAGGGTGTCCCGGCCCGAAG CTGCGGTGCCTGGGTACCAGCACTCCAGTGAAGCCGTGAACACCCACACACCCCagtttttcatctataaaattgaTGCATCTAACCGAGAGCAGCGGCTTGAGGACAAAG GGGAGACACCATTGGAGCTAGGGGATGACTGCAGCCTGGCTCTGGTGTGGCGGAACAATGAGCGCCTACAGGAGTTTGTGTTGGTGGCCTCCAAGGAGCTGGAGTGTGCTGAAGATCCAGGCTCTGCCGGTGAGGCTGCCCGCGCTGGCCACTTTACCCTGGACCAGTGCCTCAACCTCTTTACTCGGCCTGAAGTGCTGGCACCCGAGGAGGCCTG GTACTGCCCACAGTGCGGACAGCATCGGGAGGCCTCCAAACAGCTGCTGCTCTGGCGCCTGCCCAATGTGCTCATTGTGCAGCTGAAGCGCTTCTCCTTTCGTAGTTTCATTTGGCGTGACAAGATCAATGACTTGGTGGAGTTTCCTGTTCG GAACCTGGACTTGAGCAAGTTCTGTATCGGCCAGAAAGAGGAGCAGTTGCCTAGCTATGACCTGTATGCCGTCATCAACCATTACGGAGGCATGATCGGTGGCCACTATACCGCCTGTGCCCGCCTGCCCAACGACCGCAGTAGCCAGCGCAGTGACGTGG GCTGGCGCCTGTTTGACGACAGCACAGTGACAACAGTGGACGAGAGCCAGGTGGTGACGCGGTACGCCTATGTGCTCTTCTACCGCCGGAGGAACTCCCCCGTGGAGAGACCCCCCAGGGCCGGCCACTCGGAACACCACCCAGACCTAGGCCCTGCAGCCGAAGCTGCTGCCAGCCAG GGACTAGGCCCTGGCCAGGCCCCCGAGGTGGCCCCCACGCGGACAGCCCCTGATCGCTTCGCCCCCCCTGTGGACCGCCCAGCCCCCACGTACAGCAACATGGAGGAGGTCGATTAG